The window GGAATCTCGATCGAGGAACTGTTCGTCGAAAAGGATCTGCAGGCGATCGGCACGCTGCCGAAGGCGCCGCATCAGAAGACTTCATGGTTCGTCTTCTTTACCGTCGTCGACAAGGGGCTGCGGCTGGTCGATCCGCTGTTTCCAAAGGGCACGCGCGACAAGGCGGTCGCCAAGGCCGTTGCATTCACCACCGAACGGCTGAATGGCGAAGATGGTCTGGGCGCAATTTATCCGGCGATGGCCAACAGCGTGATGATGTACGCAGTGCTGGGCTATCCGGCGGAGCATCCGTCGCGCGCGATCGCCCGCAAGTCGATCGAGAAGCTGTTGGTGATCAAGGACGACGAGGCCTATTGCCAGCCCTGCGTGTCGCCGATCTGGGACACCGCGCTCGCCGCACATGCCGTGATCGAAGCCGGCGGCGAGGCTGCCCACGCCGCCGCCAAGCAGGCGCTGGATTGGCTGAAGCCGATGCAGGTGCTCGATGTCGAGGGCGACTGGATCGAGAAGCGTCCCGGCGTGCGTCCCGGCGGCTGGGCATTCCAGTACGCCAATCCGCATTATCCCGATCTCGACGACACCGCGGTCGTGGTGATGGCGATGGATCGCGCGCGTGCTCTCGGCAGCGGCAACAGCTATGACGAGTCGATCGCGCGTGGCCGCGAGTGGCTGCTCGGCCTGCAAAGCCGCGACGGCGGCTGGGCGGCGTTCGATGCCGACAATCTCGAATATTATCTCAACAACATTCCGTTCGCCGATCACGGCGCGCTGCTCGATCCGCCGACCGATGACGTGACCGCGCGCTGCGTCTCGATGCTCGCCCAACTCGGCGAGACCCAGGCGAACAGCCCGGCGATGAAGGCCGGTGTCGATTATCTGCGCCGCACCCAGATGGCGGACGGCTCATGGTTCGGCCGCTGGGGCGTCAACTACATCTATGGAACCTGGTCGGTGCTGTGCGCGCTGAATGCGGCCGGTGTCGATCACAACGATCCCATGCTTCGCAAGGCGGTCGAGTGGCTGGTCAAGATCCAGAACAGTGACGGCGGCTGGGGCGAAGACGGCAACAGCTACAAGCTTGATTACCGCGGCTACGAGCGCGCCGACTCCACGGTCTCGCAGACCTCGTGGGCGACGCTGGCGCTGATGGCCGCAGGCGAGGTGGATCATCTGGCCACCCAGCGCGGAATGCGCTATCTGCTGCAAACACAGGCAGAGAACGGCCTATGGGATGAGCAGGCCTACACGGGCGGCGGGTTCCCGCGGGTGTTCTATCTGCGATATCACGGCTATTCCAAGTTCTTCCCGCTCTGGGCGCTGGCGCGGTATCGGAATTTGCGCGATAGTAATAGCCGTCTCGTAGGGGTTGGGATGTGATTCTTGGGGCGGGCGGCGACGCCAATCATGACGGTCTTCCCGTATTGATCGTGACTGGTCTCCGACAGGAGGCGCAGATCGCGGCTGGCCCCGGCATGACGGTGGTCTGTAGCTCCAGCAATCCGCGTCAGCTTCGGGAACTGATGACCACGTTCGATCCCTTGAGCGTGCGTGGCATCGTCTCGTTCGGCGTTGCCGGCGGTCTCGATCCCGCACTGGAGTCCGGCGACGTCGTGGTGGCCAGCGAAATCGTCACTCGTGACAGACGCTGGCAGGCGGTCTCGCCGATGAGCGACAATCTGGTGGCGCTTCCGGGTCCCGGACGGCGCAGGATCGTCTCTGGCATTCTTGCAGGCTCCGAAGACGTGGTTCTGGGACAGGCAAGCAAGGCGAAGCTGCGCGCCGAAACCGGCGCCGCGGCCGTCGACATGGAAAGCCACATCGCAGCCGCTTATGCCGAAGAGAACGGCCTGCCGTTCGCGGCCGTGCGCGTGATCAGCGATCCTGCCTCGCGCGCGCTGCCGCGGCTTGCGATGGATGCGCTGAAGCCTGACGGCAAGGTCGATATCTGGAAGGTGATGCGAGGGATAGCCGTCAATCCGACCGCCATTCCCGCGCTTGTATCGGCCGGACGCGATTTCAATCGCGCGCTGCGCTCCCTGAGCGGTTGCCGCAGCCTTCTGCTTGGCGAGAGCGCCGGCAGTCTCGTCGGCGCAGATATCTGATTTTTTCTGCGTTCGTCTGACGGCGATGTGCGTCTCGCGCGTCGCCATGCTGCCGTTAGGGCGTTTTCCAGCGAATGCCGGTTCGCGCTCAGAAAACGCGCCAACACAAAATCAAAAGCCCCGTCCCGATTTTATCGGAACGGGGCTTTTGCTTGTGACTAGTCCCTGTGAGGCGGGCGCGATCTCAATCGCGCCCTGCGCTTCTTAAGCGGCTGTCGGAGCCTTCTTCTTGGCGAGGGCGCCGGCAGCTTCGTCGGCGCGGATCTCTGACAGCTTCTTCTGCACCTGCTCGGCGAAGATGTACTGTGCCGGGCGCTGCTTCGACATGTCGATTTCCGGCGCCATCGGGCCGGAGGTGCGAATGCCGCGCAGAGCCACCCACAGCGCCTTGAACGGATTGGCCACTGCCGCGTTCGCCGCCGTCGGTTCATAACCGCAATGCGCCATGCAGTCGGCGCACTTCTCGTACTTGCCGGTGCCGTAGGTGTCCCAGTCGGTGGTGTCCATCAGCTCCTTGAAGGTCTTGGTGTAGCCTTCACCGAGCAGATAGCAGGGCTTCTGCCATCCGAAGATGTTGCGCGCGGGCATGCCCCACGGTTCGCAATGGAAGTTCTGGTTGCCGGCAAGGAAGTCCAGGAACAGGCCGGAGTGCATGAAGTTCCACTTCTTGCCCTTGCCGAGCTCGAACACCTTGCGGAACAGCTCCTTGGTTTTCTTGCGGTTGAGGAAGTGCTCCTGGTCCGGGGCGCGCTCATAGGCGTAGCCCGGTGACATCGAGACGGCGACGCCGAGCTCCTTGGTGAAGTCCAGGTACTTGGCGATCTCCTCGGCCGAATGACCGTCGAAGATGGTGGCGTTGACGTTGACGGTGAAGCCGCGGGCTTTCGCCGCCTTGATCGCGGAGACGGCGCGATCGAACACGCCCTTCTGCGACACCGCCTTGTCGTGATGATCCTTCAGGCCATCGAGATGGACCGAAAAGAACAGGTAGGGCGAGGGCGTGAACAGGTCGAGCTTCTTTTCCAGCAGCAGGGCGTTGGTGCAAAGCGACACAAACTTCTTGCGCTCGACTAGGCCGCGCACGATCTCGCCGATTTCCTTGTGGATCAGCGGCTCGCCGCCTGGGATCGCCACCATCGGCGCGCCGCATTCCTCGGCCGCGTCCCAGCATTCCTGCGCGGTCATGCGGCGGTTGAGGATGGCATCGGGATAATCGATCTTGCCGCAGCCGACGCAAGCAAGATTGCAGCGGAACAGCGGCTCGAGCATCAGAACCAGCGGATAACGTTTACGCCCGAGAAGCTTCTGCTTCACGAGGTACGAACCGATCTTGATCTCTTTGAAAAACGGAATAGCCATGATGGACGACAGACTTTCTGGATTCAAACTGACGAAGCGGGGCTGACGCTTGCGCGGGTCAATTCAGCCGGCAGGCGGAATTCGATGTTTTCTTCGCGTCCCGGCAGCAACGACACGGACACAGGTCCGATCCGCCGCAACGCTTCGATCACATCATCGACAAGAACCTCCGGCGCCGATGCGCCCGCGGTAACGCCAACGGTCCGGGCATCCTTCAGCCATTCGGGATTGACCTCACTGCCGTCAGCGACGAGATAACT is drawn from Bradyrhizobium prioriisuperbiae and contains these coding sequences:
- the shc gene encoding squalene--hopene cyclase, whose translation is MNVEPRTREFDAGASASAGPDKAALEAGIVAARDALLQHRKSDGHWVFELEADATIPAEYVLLRHYLDEPVLSELEAKIAVYLRRIQCDHDGWALFHGGDFDMSASVKAYFALKMIGDSVDAPHMVRARKAILARGGASRSNVFTRILLALYGVLSWRAVPVMPIEIMLLPRWFPFHLTKISYWARTVIVPLLVLMLKKPQAKNRLGISIEELFVEKDLQAIGTLPKAPHQKTSWFVFFTVVDKGLRLVDPLFPKGTRDKAVAKAVAFTTERLNGEDGLGAIYPAMANSVMMYAVLGYPAEHPSRAIARKSIEKLLVIKDDEAYCQPCVSPIWDTALAAHAVIEAGGEAAHAAAKQALDWLKPMQVLDVEGDWIEKRPGVRPGGWAFQYANPHYPDLDDTAVVVMAMDRARALGSGNSYDESIARGREWLLGLQSRDGGWAAFDADNLEYYLNNIPFADHGALLDPPTDDVTARCVSMLAQLGETQANSPAMKAGVDYLRRTQMADGSWFGRWGVNYIYGTWSVLCALNAAGVDHNDPMLRKAVEWLVKIQNSDGGWGEDGNSYKLDYRGYERADSTVSQTSWATLALMAAGEVDHLATQRGMRYLLQTQAENGLWDEQAYTGGGFPRVFYLRYHGYSKFFPLWALARYRNLRDSNSRLVGVGM
- the hpnH gene encoding adenosyl-hopene transferase HpnH — its product is MAIPFFKEIKIGSYLVKQKLLGRKRYPLVLMLEPLFRCNLACVGCGKIDYPDAILNRRMTAQECWDAAEECGAPMVAIPGGEPLIHKEIGEIVRGLVERKKFVSLCTNALLLEKKLDLFTPSPYLFFSVHLDGLKDHHDKAVSQKGVFDRAVSAIKAAKARGFTVNVNATIFDGHSAEEIAKYLDFTKELGVAVSMSPGYAYERAPDQEHFLNRKKTKELFRKVFELGKGKKWNFMHSGLFLDFLAGNQNFHCEPWGMPARNIFGWQKPCYLLGEGYTKTFKELMDTTDWDTYGTGKYEKCADCMAHCGYEPTAANAAVANPFKALWVALRGIRTSGPMAPEIDMSKQRPAQYIFAEQVQKKLSEIRADEAAGALAKKKAPTAA
- a CDS encoding phosphorylase → MILGAGGDANHDGLPVLIVTGLRQEAQIAAGPGMTVVCSSSNPRQLRELMTTFDPLSVRGIVSFGVAGGLDPALESGDVVVASEIVTRDRRWQAVSPMSDNLVALPGPGRRRIVSGILAGSEDVVLGQASKAKLRAETGAAAVDMESHIAAAYAEENGLPFAAVRVISDPASRALPRLAMDALKPDGKVDIWKVMRGIAVNPTAIPALVSAGRDFNRALRSLSGCRSLLLGESAGSLVGADI